A genomic window from Antedon mediterranea chromosome 4, ecAntMedi1.1, whole genome shotgun sequence includes:
- the LOC140046753 gene encoding uncharacterized protein — MGEDSAIFWSFDVPSYPEEYPDEESVDEIDVHAEPWLKTYLAVTIIACITGLPLNFAILFIIMKKKLYRDVIWFLQGVFSITLIVRIIMIPIEYHASRHPRGFAYETVASCKAFHFFVEFSGASSNMMLLALLSVRLISFTPRRQYIAKHPIICGVFVSMVVMFIAFFSTVPIVSYLDLTIFDDERIMRICHVHFDKYDPYLRWNKFNVSFCMFMPFIIGVICVIIMAINQTKFYREYCKTSVSYLRQLDSVDNKENGSTKASDFEDDRPMVDEIYSGESEQEERRITILHIAYMVIYMVILLPYVISVTMAVHYANAYTSVLHWALKYTHIVSLTVGIINPLAAFFIIPKLRELKS, encoded by the exons ATGGGAGAAGATTCGGCGATTTTTTGGAGTTTTGATGTTCCCTCTTATCCTGAAGAATACCCTGATG AAGAAAGTGTTGATGAGATCGACGTACACGCTGAGCCATGGCTTAAGACATACTTAGCAGTAACAATTATTGCGTGCATCACAGGACTACCATTAAATTTTGCAATCCTTTTCATCATCATGAAAAAGAAACTGTACAGAGATGTTATATGGTTTTTACAAGGCGTGTTTAGTATTACTCTCATCGTGCGTATTATAATGATACCAATTGAGTACCATGCAAGCCGGCACCCCCGTGGATTTGCTTATGAAACTGTCGCTTCGTGTAAGGCGTTTCACTTCTTCGTTGAATTTTCAGGAGCAAGTTCAAACATGATGCTCTTGGCATTGCTTTCGGTTAG GCTTATTTCGTTTACACCTCGGCGTCAGTACATTGCAAAGCATCCGATCATTTGTGGTGTTTTTGTGAGCATGGTCGTCATGTTTATTGCATTCTTTTCGACGGTTCCAATTGTGTCCTATTTG gATCTAACTATATTTGATGACGAAAGAATAATGCGGATTTGCCACGTTCATTTTGACAAATACGACCCGTATCTCCGATGGAATAAATTCAATGTCAGTTTCTGTATGTTCATGCCGTTCATAATTGGTGTTATCTGTGTAATTATTATGGCAATCAACCAGACGAAATTCTATCGTGAATATTGTAAGACATCCGTGTCGTACCTACGCCAGCTCGACAGTGTGGATAATAAGGAAAACGGTTCAACTAAG gCTAGTGATTTTGAGGATGACCGCCCTATGGTTGATGAAATTTACTCTGGGGAGTCTGAACAAGAAGAAAGAAGG ATAACGATTCTGCACATAGCATACATGGTTATATACATGGTGATCTTGCTGCCCTATGTTATCTCAGTAACGATGGCTGTGCATTACGCAAACGCCTACACATCTGTTCTCCACTGGGCGTTGAAGTATACTCACATCGTATCGTTAACTGTCGGAATCATAAACCCACTAGCGGCTTTTTTCATTATTCCAAAGTTACGCGAATTAAAATCTTAA
- the LOC140048028 gene encoding uncharacterized protein isoform X1, with protein MEEGDWDDLYGGSWLESIFEQFSYFDYYHSFNGSMDYGYSDYEIVLAQAPAYNVIYIITFLISVPGNLCMVLSVWRNKALHTAVWYMLATISMLQVVQNIAIPFFLVHVKKVTWSFGLSLCKMVPFVSSVPYTYTGLGLSAICIMRLLSHTIMKRSFRENPVFMTVVFSSISGFASIVVNCPVPIYHRIHTFHSFTFCGSEFPSAHAHMVFYVSHFIVGFGIPVFIIWSINPIMFCLRRAFFAPNSTETVTYLRQHYDKALFHGNGCTENGGHVMKEEINDNHDHIVIKHDLPLIVGTVDVNEDLKRENKVTLLLFLLSLFFTLLLAPLYCLLFLHIFSSNILHDDVYRASTASHMIHIFYPASIPLVSFACSAPLRHGIIKPIRAVVPRSNTYSKV; from the exons ATGGAGGAAGGCGACTGGGATGATCTCTACGGTGGGAGCTGGTTGGAAAGCATCTTTGAACAATTCA GTTATTTTGATTATTACCACAGTTTCAATGGATCGATGGATTACGGGTATTCTGATTATGAAATTGTTCTTGCTCAAGCCCCTGCCTACAATGTAATCTACATCATAACGTTCTTGATATCTGTGCCGGGAAACCTGTGTATGGTGCTCTCTGTGTGGCGTAACAAAGCTCTACATACTGCGGTCTGGTACATGCTCGCTACCATTTCGATGCTTCAAGTTGTTCAGAATATCGCCATCCCTTTCTTTTTAGTTCATGTGAAGAAAGTCACGTGGTCTTTTGGACTGTCACTCTGTAAAATGGTTCCGTTCGTCAGCTCAGTACCATATACATATACTGGTCTTGGACTGTCTGCTATTTGCATTATgag gTTACTTTCTCATACAATAATGAAGCGAAGTTTTCGGGAAAACCCGGTGTTCATGACTGTTGTTTTCTCCAGCATCTCTGGTTTCGCATCCATCGTTGTCAATTGTCCAGTGCCAATTTACCAC CGTATTCATACTTTCCATAGTTTCACATTTTGTGGATCAGAATTTCCATCTGCACATGCGCATATGGTATTCTACGTATCACATTTCATAGTGGGTTTTGGAATACCAGTTTTTATCATCTGGTCAATAAACCCCATCATGTTTTGCCTTCGACGAGCATTCTTCGCACCAAACTCGACGGAGACCGTCACATATCTTCGGCAGCATTACGACAAGGCGCTGTTTCATGGTAATGGATGTACGGAAAACGGAGGGCATGTGATGAAAGAGGAAATCAATGACAACCACGATCACATCGTTATAAAACACGACTTGCCACTTATCGTAGGGACTGTAGATGTTAATGAAGATCTGAAGCGTGAAAATAAG GTGACTCTTCTATTATTCCTGTTGAGTTTATTCTTTACTCTGTTGCTTGCTCCTCTCTATTGTCTGTTGTTCTTGCATATCTTCTCTTCTAACATCCTTCACGACGATGTATACAGGGCGTCTACTGCATCACACATGATCCACATATTCTACCCAGCATCCATTCCGTTGGTGAGTTTCGCATGTTCAGCTCCACTTCGTCATGGGATTATCAAACCAATCCGAGCTGTTGTTCCTAGAAGCAACACCTACTCGAAAGTATAA
- the LOC140048028 gene encoding uncharacterized protein isoform X2: MISTVGAGWKASLNNSVILIITTVSMDRWITVHVKKVTWSFGLSLCKMVPFVSSVPYTYTGLGLSAICIMRLLSHTIMKRSFRENPVFMTVVFSSISGFASIVVNCPVPIYHRIHTFHSFTFCGSEFPSAHAHMVFYVSHFIVGFGIPVFIIWSINPIMFCLRRAFFAPNSTETVTYLRQHYDKALFHGNGCTENGGHVMKEEINDNHDHIVIKHDLPLIVGTVDVNEDLKRENKVTLLLFLLSLFFTLLLAPLYCLLFLHIFSSNILHDDVYRASTASHMIHIFYPASIPLVSFACSAPLRHGIIKPIRAVVPRSNTYSKV; the protein is encoded by the exons ATGATCTCTACGGTGGGAGCTGGTTGGAAAGCATCTTTGAACAATTCA GTTATTTTGATTATTACCACAGTTTCAATGGATCGATGGATTACGG TTCATGTGAAGAAAGTCACGTGGTCTTTTGGACTGTCACTCTGTAAAATGGTTCCGTTCGTCAGCTCAGTACCATATACATATACTGGTCTTGGACTGTCTGCTATTTGCATTATgag gTTACTTTCTCATACAATAATGAAGCGAAGTTTTCGGGAAAACCCGGTGTTCATGACTGTTGTTTTCTCCAGCATCTCTGGTTTCGCATCCATCGTTGTCAATTGTCCAGTGCCAATTTACCAC CGTATTCATACTTTCCATAGTTTCACATTTTGTGGATCAGAATTTCCATCTGCACATGCGCATATGGTATTCTACGTATCACATTTCATAGTGGGTTTTGGAATACCAGTTTTTATCATCTGGTCAATAAACCCCATCATGTTTTGCCTTCGACGAGCATTCTTCGCACCAAACTCGACGGAGACCGTCACATATCTTCGGCAGCATTACGACAAGGCGCTGTTTCATGGTAATGGATGTACGGAAAACGGAGGGCATGTGATGAAAGAGGAAATCAATGACAACCACGATCACATCGTTATAAAACACGACTTGCCACTTATCGTAGGGACTGTAGATGTTAATGAAGATCTGAAGCGTGAAAATAAG GTGACTCTTCTATTATTCCTGTTGAGTTTATTCTTTACTCTGTTGCTTGCTCCTCTCTATTGTCTGTTGTTCTTGCATATCTTCTCTTCTAACATCCTTCACGACGATGTATACAGGGCGTCTACTGCATCACACATGATCCACATATTCTACCCAGCATCCATTCCGTTGGTGAGTTTCGCATGTTCAGCTCCACTTCGTCATGGGATTATCAAACCAATCCGAGCTGTTGTTCCTAGAAGCAACACCTACTCGAAAGTATAA